Proteins from one Fragaria vesca subsp. vesca linkage group LG6, FraVesHawaii_1.0, whole genome shotgun sequence genomic window:
- the LOC101299984 gene encoding uncharacterized protein LOC101299984 — protein sequence MGNSSSVNLPVMEQGAPRSKSMVGLNKCIVSLITIVGFCLQLKFANSSPDYNSTLLMRLFVIDVSAYFGSIGVMIIQNDHGTVDFRKFMNRIIIMLGTLVFTLELLILFPPFGWLVLFIWSICFVSVASKSYQYLKTLCESGVSALVLAIGELKEKLIDMPLD from the exons ATGGGGAACAGCAGTTCTGTTAACTTGCCAGT AATGGAGCAGGGTGCACCTAGGAGCAAATCTATGGTGGGATTGAACAAATGTATTGTTTCTCTCATCACCATCGTTGGCTTTTGCCTGCAATTGAAATTTGCAAATTCATCTCCAGACTACAACAGTACATTATTGATGAGGCTGTTTGTTATCGACGTCTCGGCTTACTTCGGGTCAATAGGTGTCATGATAATCCAAAATGATCACGGTACAGTAGACTTTCGTAAATTCATGAATAGGATTATCATCATGTTGGGAACTCTGGTTTTCACTTTAGAGCTGCTCATCCTCTTTCCACCTTTTGGTTGGCTCGTTCTCTTCATCTGGAGCATCTGTTTTGTTAGTGTTGCGAGCAAGTCATACCAATACTTGAAAACATTATGTGAAAGTGGAGTCTCAGCTCTTGTTCTAGCCATTGGTGAATTGAAAGAGAAGCTAATT GATATGCCGCTGGACTGA
- the LOC101302473 gene encoding glyceraldehyde-3-phosphate dehydrogenase 2, cytosolic-like translates to MAKIKIGINGFGRIGRTVARVALQRDDIELVAINDPFLTADHMSYMFKYDSVHGQWKHGELKVKDESTLLFGDKAVKVYDSSCLFTLPNEIPWEDGGAEFVVESSGVNSDQERASRHLTAGAKKVIISAPSDEFPMFVVGVNEKDYTPDLSIVSNASCTTHCLAPLAKVIHDKFGIVEGLMTTVHSVTATQMTVDSPLMKDWRGSRAAGRNIIPTSTGAAEDVGKVLPALNGKLTGMAFRVPTVDVSVVDLTVRLEKKAAYDEIKSAIKEESEGNLKGILGYIDDDLVSTDFVSNHRSSIFDAKAGIALNDNFVKLVAWYDNEWGYSSRVIDLICHMATVA, encoded by the exons ATGGCCAAGATCAAGATTGGCATCAATG GATTCGGAAGGATTGGCCGGACGGTGGCCAGAGTTGCTCTGCAGAGAGACGACATTGAACTCGTTGCCATAAACGATCCGTTCTTGACTGCTGATCACATG AGTTACATGTTCAAGTACGACAGTGTTCATGGGCAGTGGAAGCATGGCGAGCTTAAGGTTAAGGATGAAAGCACACTTCTCTTTGGTGATAAGGCCGTAAAGGTTTATGATTCTAG TTGTTTGTTTACCTTACCTAATGAAATCCCATGGGAAGATGGTGGTGCTGAATTTGTCGTCGAGTCCAGCGGTGTTAACTCAGATCAGGAGAGAGCATCACGCCACCTGACG GCTGGTGCAAAGAAAGTAATCATTTCTGCGCCAAGTGACGAGTTTCCCATGTTTGTTGTGGGTGTTAATGAGAAGGACTACACTCCAGATCTTAGCATTGTTTCGAATGCAAGCTGCACTACTCACTGTCTTGCTCCACTGGCAAAG GTTATCCACGATAAATTTGGTATCGTAGAGGGTCTTATGACCACTGTCCATTCAGTTACTG CTACTCAAATGACTGTTGATAGTCCACTAATGAAAGACTGGAGAGGTAGTAGAGCTGCTGGCCGTAACATCATTCCGACTAGTACTGGAGCTGCCGAG GATGTTGGTAAAGTGCTGCCTGCTCTAAATGGGAAGTTGACAGGAATGGCCTTCAGGGTTCCCACTGTTGATGTGTCCGTGGTTGACCTCACAGTAAGACTTGAGAAGAAGGCTGCCTATGATGAGATTAAAAGTGCTATCAA GGAAGAATCTGAGGGTAACCTAAAGGGAATCCTAGGATACATAGACGATGATTTGGTGTCCACTGACTTTGTGAGTAACCACAG GTCGAGCATTTTCGATGCCAAGGCTGGAATTGCTTTGAATGACAACTTTGTGAAGCTTGTCGCTTGGTATGACAATGAGTGGGGTTACAG CTCACGAGTTATCGACTTGATCTGTCACATGGCCACAGTTGCATAA
- the LOC101302769 gene encoding trihelix transcription factor GT-1-like encodes MYLSEKPHPIDFYKSSSSPDRDIMMDVVSAAAANTSSGGEDHEVRAPKKRAETWIQEETRSLISFRREVDGLFNTSKSNKHLWEQISAKMRDKGFDRSPTMCTDKWRNLLKEFKKARHQAKVGSRSAKMTYYEDLQELLRGRTSSHNSNSGADNNAAASNGAAGGSYKRPNSPPKLESFIRFSDKSLEDAGIPFGPMEAAERTAVDLERQLDHDGDPLAITAGDAVAGNEVPPWNWREGPENGGEGHSSYCGRIITVKLGEYNTRRIGIDGTADAIKEAIKSAFRIRTKRAFWLEDEYQVVRSLDRDMPLGNYTLHLDEGVTIKLCLCDESDHIVRTEEITFYTEDDFRDFLTRRGLIGLRDLRELGGYRRIDTLDDLQSGAMYQGVRLLGD; translated from the exons ATGTACCTCTCCGAAAAGCCCCACCCAATCGATTTCTACAAGTCCTCCTCCTCCCCCGACCGCGACATCATGATGGACGTCGTCTCCGCCGCCGCCGCCAACACCAGCAGCGGCGGCGAGGACCACGAGGTCCGCGCCCCCAAGAAACGCGCCGAGACATGGATCCAGGAAGAGACGCGCAGCCTGATCAGCTTCCGGCGCGAGGTGGACGGACTGTTCAACACGTCCAAGTCGAACAAGCACCTCTGGGAGCAGATCTCGGCCAAGATGAGGGATAAAGGGTTCGATCGGAGCCCCACCATGTGTACGGACAAGTGGCGGAACTTGCTTAAGGAGTTCAAGAAGGCCAGGCATCAAGCCAAGGTCGGCAGCAGGTCTGCTAAGATGACGTACTACGAGGACCTTCAGGAGCTGCTGAGGGGTAGGACTAGTAGTCATAATAGTAATAGTGGCGCGGATAATAATGCGGCGGCTAGTAATGGAGCCGCTGGTGGTTCCTATAAGAGGCCGAATTCGCCTCCGAAGCTCGAGTCTTTCATACGTTTCTCTGATAAGA GTCTAGAGGATGCAGGCATTCCGTTTGGACCCATGGAAG CTGCTGAACGGACGGCAGTGGACTTGGAAAGGCAGTTGGATCATGATGGTGACCCTCTGGCTATTACCGCGGGTGATGCAGTGGCAGGCAATGAGGTTCCACCGTGGAATTGGAGAGAGGGCCCTGAGAATG GAGGGGAGGGACACTCATCTTATTGTGGAAGGATTATAACTGTCAAGTTGGGCGAATACAACACCAGAAGGATTGGTATTGATGGAACTGCTGATGCGATTAAAGAGGCAATCAAGTCTGCGTTCAGAATAAGAACTAAGCGAGCATTTTGGTTGGAGGACGAGTATCAGGTTGTTCGGAGTCTTGATAGGGATATGCCTTTGGGCAATTACACTCTCCACCTTGATGAAG GAGTAACTATTAAACTTTGCCTCTGCGATGAATCCGACCATATAGTTCGGACTGAAGAAATAACATTCTACACTGAGGATGACTTTCGTGATTTCCTTACCCGTCGCGGCTTGATTGGTTTGAGAGATTTAAGAGAATTAGGTGGCTACAGACGCATTGATACATTAGATGATCTTCAATCTGGTGCAATGTATCAGGGAGTGAGACTTCTGGGGGACTAG
- the LOC101303050 gene encoding cytosolic Fe-S cluster assembly factor nubp1-like, whose amino-acid sequence MENGQVPENANEHCPGTQSESAGKADSCEGCPNQQICATAPKGPDPDLVAIAERMATVKHKILVLSGKGGVGKSTFSAQLSFALAAMDFQVGLLDIDICGPSIPKMLGLEGQEIHQSNLGWSPVYVESNLGVMSIGFMLPDPDDAVIWRGPRKNALIKQFLKDVDWGELDFLIVDAPPGTSDEHISIVQDLGAASIDGAIIVTTPQQVSLIDVRKEVSFCKKVGIQVIGVVENMSGLRQPMLAASKFLRMTEAGEEKDVTEWVIEYVKEKAPELLDIIALNEVFDNSGGGAIKMCREMGVPFLGKVPLDPELCKAAEEGRSCFVDQKSGTSAPALKKIIDTLMENQGISRNVVDNDA is encoded by the exons ATGGAGAACGGCCAAGTGCCCGAAAACGCTAACGAAC ATTGCCCAGGTACTCAATCCGAGTCTGCGGGGAAGGCTGATTCTTGTGAAGGATGCCCCAATCAGCAGATTTGTGCTACTGCTCCGAAGGGTCCTGACCCAG ACTTGGTTGCAATTGCAGAAAGAATGGCTACTGTAAAGCATAAGATACTGGTTCTATCAGGGAAAGGTGGAGTTGGTAAGAGCACATTCTCTGCCCAACTTTCATTTGCACTAGCAGCTATGGACTTCCAGGTGGGTCTTTTGGACATCGACATTTGTGGCCCTAGCATCCCAAAGATGCTTGGCCTAGAGGGCCAAGAAATCCACCAGAGCAACCTCGGCTGGTCTCCTGTCTATGTTGAGTCCAACCTTGGGGTTATGTCAATAGGGTTTATGCTTCCAGACCCTGATGACGCAGTTATATGGAGGGGTCCACGAAAGAATGCGCTCATTAAGCAATTCCTCAAGGATGTCGATTGGGGTGAGCTTGATTTTCTTATAGTTGATGCTCCTCCTGGAACCTCAGATGAGCACATTTCAATTGTTCAAGATCTGGGTGCTGCTTCAATAGATGGTGCAATCATTGTCACCACTCCACAACAAGTTTCCCTTATTGATGTGAGGAAAGAAGTAAGCTTCTGCAAGAAAGTAGGAATCCAGGTTATTGGGGTTGTTGAAAATATGAGTGGTTTGCGCCAGCCGATGTTGGCAGCTTCCAAATTTTTGAGGATGACAGAGGCAGGTGAGGAAAAAGATGTTACAGAATGGGTTATAGAGTATGTGAAAGAGAAAGCGCCAGAATTGCTTGATATAATAGCCTTGAATGAAGTGTTTGATAATAGTGGTGGTGGAGCTATAAAAATGTGCAGGGAAATGGGGGTACCCTTCCTGGGGAAGGTGCCGTTGGATCCCGAGCTTTGCAAGGCTGCTGAAGAAGGCAGGTCCTGCTTTGTTGATCAGAAAAGTGGCACGAGCGCACCTGCACTGAAGAAGATCATTGATACATTGATGGAAAATCAGGGCATATCTAGAAATGTTGTAGACAATGATGCATAG
- the LOC101303345 gene encoding glucose-6-phosphate 1-dehydrogenase, cytoplasmic isoform 2-like, giving the protein MGSGAWKIEKRDDFRSETFKEENVLENGTLSIIVLGASGDLAKKKTFPALFHLFKQGFLNPNEVHIFGYARTKISDDELRSRIRGYLIQGASSKDLEEVTKFLQLIKYVSGSYDGEEGFRQLDKEIAVHEDSKNSADGSSRRLFYLALPPSVYPSVCGMIKNYCMNNSDHGGWTRIVVEKPFGKDLESAEKLSNQIGELFDESQIYRIDHYLGKELVQNLLVLRFANRFFLPLWNRDNIENVQIVFREDFGTEGRGGYFDEYGIIRDIIQNHLLQVLCLVAMEKPVSLKPEHIRDEKVKVLQSVLPINDDEVVLGQYDGYTDDPTVPDHSNTPTFSTVVLRIHNERWEGVPFILKAGKALNSRKAEIRVQFKDVPGDIFRCKKQGRNEFVIRLQPSEAMYMKLTVKQPGLEMSTVQSELDLSYGQRYQGVAIPEAYERLILDTIKGDQQHFVRRDELKAAWEIFTPLLHRIDNGELKPLPYKPGSRGPEAADALLEKAGYVQTHGYIWIPPTL; this is encoded by the exons ATGGGATCAGGAGCATGGAAGATTGAGAAAAGAGACGATTTTAGAAGCGAAACTTTTAAAGAGGAGAATGTGCTTGAGAATGGGACTCTGTCGATTATCGTGCTTGGCGCGTCCGGTGATCTTGCCAAGAAGAAGACATTTCCTGCGCTGTTCCACCTTTTTAAGCAG GGGTTCCTGAATCCAAATGAAGTTCACATTTTCGGCTATGCAAGGACTAAGATTTCTGATGATGAGCTAAGAAGCCGCATACGTGG ATATCTTATCCAAGGAGCTTCCTCCAAGGACTTGGAAGAAGTAACCAAATTTTTGCAACTG ATCAAATACGTGAGTGGTTCTTATGATGGTGAGGAGGGTTTTCGGCAGCTTGACAAGGAAATTGCAGTTCACGAAGACTCCAAAAACAGTGCAGATGGATCGTCTCGCAGGCTCTTTTATCTCGCACTTCCTCCATCAGTATATCCATCTGTTTGTGGCATGATCAAGAACTATTGCATGAATAACT CTGATCATGGTGGTTGGACTCGTATTGTTGTTGAAAAGCCTTTTGGAAAGGATTTGGAATCTGCAGAGAAACTCAGTAATCAGATTGGAGAATTGTTTGATGAATCACAAATTTACCGTATTGATCACTATTTGGGAAAGGAATTGGTGCAAAATTTG TTGGTACTTCGTTTTGCAAATAGATTCTTTTTGCCCCTTTGGAACCGAGACAACATAGAGAATGTACAG ATTGTGTTCAGGGAGGATTTTGGAACTGAAGGTCGAGGTGGATATTTTGATGAATATGG AATTATCCGCGATATTATCCAAAATCATCTATTGCAG GTTCTTTGTTTGGTCGCCATGGAAAAGCCTGTTTCCCTTAAACCTGAGCATATCCGGGATGAGAAAGTGAAG GTTCTTCAATCGGTACTTCCAATTAACGACGATGAAGTTGTTCTTGGACAATATGATGGGTATACAGATGATCCAACTGTTCCTGACCACTCAAACACTCCCACTTTTTCAACTGTGGTTCTGCGTATACATAATGAAAGATGGGAAG GTGTTCCATTCATACTAAAGGCTGGAAAGGCATTGAATTCAAGAAAGGCAGAAATAAGGGTTCAGTTTAAGGATGTTCCTGGTGACATATTCAGAT GTAAAAAACAAGGGAGGAATGAGTTCGTAATACGCTTGCAACCTTCAGAAGCTATGTACATGAAACTTACG GTTAAGCAGCCTGGACTTGAGATGTCGACTGTCCAAAGTGAATTAGACTTGTCATATGGGCAACGTTATCAAGGGGTAGCAATCCCAGAGGCTTATGAACGCCTTATTCTTGACAC AATAAAAGGAGATCAACAACATTTTGTACGCAGAGATGAGTTGAAG GCCGCCTGGGAAATCTTCACACCTCTTCTGCACAGAATTGACAACGGTGAGCTAAAGCCACTTCCATACAAACCAGGCAGTAGGGGTCCTGAAGCAGCAGATGCGCTGCTAGAGAAAGCTGGTTATGTACAAACACATGGCTATATATGGATCCCTCCCACCTTGTAG
- the LOC101303628 gene encoding F-box protein SKIP14-like, with product MALNLSRGSVLPKYSSPEHSLCSAVRCSNGYVRDQCKEKSLDGDASSSNSDLKKNNSHYSEPCVDDILERLPVDPFGMDMRSTFTAISGWLEDFEKGCESYEFGVEEQKKKKVDGGGLFAGLNWVWNSAVIFQPELGEVKFDGISIPYDSFDGFGINDGGFVLDDNVEEFLGFGHVVNLNVSYGAQELPVGIMERPECSIKNFDSEGGAPHDAMFYALGYLGVQDLLSVERVCRSLNHAVKSDPLLWRCINIDWPLNERVTDDALVNLTSRAQGNLQTLSLVHCAWITDTGLHHVFDSNPRLTKLSIPGCIKISVESILLNLRTLKSAGKPGIKHLRIGGLSGITDKQYEELKCLLSADNHIQVKAPKPRYFHGGLSYLSCDDDCAIDIEACPRCQRLSLVYDCPAETCQGKHQKAQMCRACILCITRCISCGCCLGDCDYVETFCLQLLCLECLENLLKCQERHGEKGASKCAIFCQESRYQFCLFG from the exons ATGGCTTTGAATCTGTCTAGGGGATCAGTTTTGCCTAAGTACTCTTCCCCAGAGCATAGTTTGTGTTCTGCTGTTAGGTGCTCTAATGGGTATGTGAGGGATCAATGTAAAGAGAAGAGCTTGGATGGTGATGCTTCGAGTTCGAATTCAGATTTGAAGAAGAATAATAGTCATTATAGTGAGCCTTGTGTTGATGATATTCTTGAGAGGTTGCCTGTTGATCCTTTTGGGATGGATATGAGGTCTACTTTTACGGCGATTAGTGGTTGGCTTGAGGATTTTGAGAAGGGGTGTGAGTCTTATGAGTTTGGGGTGGAAGAGCAGAAGAAGAAGAAGGTGGATGGTGGTGGGTTGTTTGCTGGTCTGAATTGGGTTTGGAATAGCGCTGTGATATTTCAGCCGGAGCTGGGTGAGGTGAAGTTTGATGGGATATCGATTCCATATGATAGCTTTGATGGGTTTGGGATCAATGATGGAGGTTTTGTATTGGACGACAATGTGGAGGAGTTTCTGGGTTTTGGCCATGTGGTGAACTTGAATGTTAGTTATGGAGCTCAGGAACTGCCGGTTGGAATTATGGAAAGGCCGGAATGTAGTATAAAGAATTTTGATAGTGAAGGAGGTGCTCCACATGATGCTATGTTTTATGCATTGGGTTATCTTGGCGTTCAGGATCTTCTTTCGGTTGAACGGGTCTGCAGGTCTTTGAATCATGCAGTCAAAAGCGACCCTCTTCTATGGAGGTGCATTAACATTGACTGGCCGTTGAATGAGAGGGTCACCGATGATGCTCTTGTAAATTTAACTAGCAGGGCTCAGGGTAATCTTCAAACCTTAAGTCTAGTGCATTGTGCATGGATCACCGATACTGGGCTGCATCACGTGTTTGACAGCAATCCAAGGCTGACAAAA TTGAGTATTCCAGGATGTATAAAAATAAGTGTCGAGAGCATCTTGTTAAACCTAAGGACCTTAAAATCTGCAGGCAAGCCTGGTATAAAGCACTTGAGAATTGGAGGTCTCTCTGGTATAACAGACAAGCAGTATGAAGAGTTAAAATGTTTGCTCAGTGCAGATAACCATATTCAGGTTAAAGCCCCAAAACCACGTTATTTTCATGGTGGGCTATCCTATCTCTCTTGTGATGATGATTGTGCCATCGACATTGAAGCATGCCCCAGGTGCCAGAGATTAAGTTTAGTTTATGATTGCCCAGCAGAGACTTGCCAAGGGAAACATCAGAAGGCTCAGATGTGCAGGGCTTGCATACTCTGCATAACTCGTTGTATTAGTTGTGGGTGCTGCCTCGGAGACTGTGATTATGTGGAGACGTTTTGCCTACAGTTGCTTTGTTTGGAATGTTTGGAAAACCTACTCAAATGTCAAGAGAGGCATGGAGAAAAAGGTGCTTCCAAATGTGCCATATTTTGTCAAGAGAGCAGGTATCAGTTTTGCCTTTTTGGCTAA
- the LOC101300273 gene encoding disease resistance protein At4g27190-like: MWEIIGPVMQLGEWLWSPVKRGMSYMVHYKRNLQSLGDPVQNLETMLNSHKQSVDIAQMSGEDIKPEVQIWLRNADKAMTYVEDGAARAGEKCCIGWCPDLKWRYNLGKKASNLTTTLNKLVEEAKFESVNLQVRRAPEVQNLIFTEGFQEFEATRQAMDRVMNALKKDEVTIIGVYGMGGIGKTTLVKQVGALVCKDGLFDRMIMAVFSQNPVVVQIQDQLKDMLALQLHETTEMARAARLRERIIRAKKMLIILDDIWETIDLSIIGIPSLDELGKCGSIVILTTRRLPVCRAMRSDVMIPLNRLSEDDSWNFFVKNANRSFESINFNEVAKQVARGCGGLPVALIAVARALGDKDQLEEWQEAARRLEVSQRAILDDDGRVLRYISTKELIKYALAKGLFRDAASFEEARSRARSVFNHLKASSLLLDSEHVRMHYVIRDMAMSIAASEYGDGFLVKAWTRITVWPSNAYEGHSAICLMRNDIQKLPQELCTVCEEQFGDEYQFESHLLNDTCTQKVVTVKKPEELKCGTCGKDYTGNKNGFEAHLKSTKHKNT; this comes from the exons ATGTGGGAGATTATTGGTCCAGTAATGCAACTTGGTGAGTGGCTGTGGAGTCCTGTGAAACGTGGGATGAGTTACATGGTTCATTACAAGAGAAACTTACAGTCTCTTGGCGATCCTGTTCAGAATCTTGAGACGATGCTTAATAGTCATAAACAATCTGTGGATATTGCTCAAATGAGTGGAGAAGATATCAAGCCCGAGGTTCAGATATGGCTGAGAAATGCTGATAAGGCCATGACATATGTGGAAGACGGTGCAGCTAGAGCAGGGGAGAAGTGCTGTATAGGATGGTGCCCGGATTTGAAATGGCGTTACAATTTGGGGAAGAAAGCATCAAACCTGACAACAACATTGAACAAGCTGGTAGAAGAGGCAAAATTTGAGAGTGTTAACCTTCAAGTTCGACGAGCACCTGAAGTTCAGAACTTAATCTTTACTGAAGGGTTCCAAGAATTTGAAGCAACTAGACAAGCCATGGATAGAGTCATGAACGCGCTGAAGAAAGATGAGGTCACAATCATTGGGGTCTACGGCATGGGTGGCATTGGAAAAACAACTTTGGTGAAACAAGTTGGTGCACTAGTGTGTAAAGATGGTCTCTTTGATCGTATGATTATGGCTGTTTTCTCTCAGAACCCGGTGGTGGTGCAAATTCAAGACCAACTCAAAGATATGCTGGCCTTGCAGTTGCATGAAACAACAGAAATGGCAAGAGCAGCTAGACTGAGGGAGAGGATTATCAGAGCAAAGAAGATGCTCATAATCTTGGATGATATTTGGGAGACAATAGATCTGTCTATCATAGGAATTCCTAGCCTTGACGAGCTTGGAAAATGTGGTTCCATAGTCATCCTCACCACAAGGAGACTACCCGTATGCCGTGCCATGCGGAGTGACGTGATGATCCCACTTAACCGATTATCAGAAGATGATTCTTGGAACTTTTTTGTGAAGAATGCTAACAGGTCTTTTGAGTCGATCAATTTCAATGAGGTAGCAAAGCAAGTGGCTAGAGGGTGTGGTGGCCTCCCGGTTGCATTAATAGCAGTCGCAAGGGCACTTGGAGATAAAGACCAGCTAGAAGAATGGCAAGAAGCAGCTCGACGATTAGAGGTTTCCCAACGTGCAATTCTTGATGATGACGGACGTGTGCTCAGAT ATATCTCAACAAAAGAGTTGATCAAGTATGCACTTGCGAAAGGGTTGTTTCGGGATGCTGCCTCATTTGAAGAAGCCAGAAGCAGAGCGCGTTCGGTGTTCAATCATCTTAAAGCTTCCAGCTTGCTTTTAGATAGTGAACACGTGAGGATGCATTATGTGATTCGGGATATGGCCATGTCAATTGCAGCATCTGAATATGGTGATGGATTTTTAGTCAAAGCTTGGACACGAATAACGGTTTGGCCAAGTAATGCATATGAAGGCCACTCTGCAATCTGTTTAATGAGAAATGACATCCAGAAGCTTCCTCAAGAGTTG TGCACAGTATGTGAAGAACAGTTTGGAGATGAGTACCAATTTGAATCCCATCTTTTGAACGATACCTGCACTCAAAAGGTGGTGACTGTGAAGAAACCTGAAGAACTCAAATGTGGCACGTGCGGCAAGGATTACACAGGAAACAAAAATGGATTCGAGGCCCATCTCAAGAGCACCAAGCATAAGAACACTTGA